Proteins from a single region of Verrucomicrobiota bacterium:
- a CDS encoding DedA family protein gives MELLKKLLDIVLHLNRHLDALVGEYGAWVYAILFLIVFCETGLVVTPFLPGDSLLFAVGAIAAGGKLDVWLVSALLIAAAILGDTVNYGVGKFAGERLQRKFPRLIKPEHLARTHEFFERYGGKTIIIARFVPIVRTFAPFVAGAGRMTYARFMMFNVTGALLWIGLLVPAGYFFGTMPWVKRNFSSVILAIIFISILPGVFEFWRERRRIKSEQQRG, from the coding sequence ATGGAACTGCTCAAGAAGCTGCTCGACATCGTCCTGCACCTCAACCGGCACCTCGACGCGCTCGTGGGCGAATACGGGGCGTGGGTTTACGCGATCCTGTTCCTGATCGTGTTCTGCGAGACGGGGCTCGTGGTGACGCCGTTCCTGCCGGGCGACTCGCTGCTGTTCGCCGTGGGCGCGATCGCGGCGGGCGGGAAGCTCGACGTGTGGCTGGTCAGCGCGTTGCTCATCGCCGCGGCGATCCTCGGCGACACCGTGAACTACGGGGTCGGGAAATTCGCCGGCGAACGGCTCCAGCGGAAATTCCCGCGGCTCATCAAACCGGAGCATCTCGCGCGCACGCACGAGTTCTTCGAGCGCTACGGCGGCAAGACGATCATCATCGCGCGGTTCGTGCCGATCGTGCGGACGTTCGCGCCGTTCGTCGCGGGCGCGGGCAGGATGACCTACGCGCGATTCATGATGTTCAACGTCACGGGAGCGCTGCTCTGGATCGGGTTGCTGGTGCCCGCGGGTTACTTCTTTGGCACGATGCCGTGGGTGAAGAGGAATTTCTCGTCGGTGATTCTTGCGATCATTTTCATCTCCATCCTGCCGGGCGTGTTTGAATTCTGGCGCGAGCGAAGGCGGATCAAGTCGGAGCAGCAGCGTGGATAG
- the nadA gene encoding quinolinate synthase NadA, whose protein sequence is MIDLNEVQPLRTGAPSVRKGMPRAQFDPMAEEIRELKRRLNAVILAHNYQVPEIQDVADYVGDSLGLSQQAAATSADVIVFCGVHFMAETAKILNPGKIVVLPDKDAGCSLEESCPAPELARLQATNPNFYTIAYINCSAAVKALTDCICTSGNAVKIVNAAPKDRDLLFVPDENLGAWVMEQTGRPMTLWRGNCYAHVEFRRDQVLRARASWPDAKIVVHPESLREVRELADAVCSTEKMITWCRQSPAKRFVIVTESGILHRMQKECPDKEFFCAPVFDVMRMPTDHCRCSECKFMKLNTLAKVRDCMKNLAPRLELPAEILTRARAPIERMLEISAAP, encoded by the coding sequence ATGATTGACTTGAACGAAGTCCAGCCGCTGCGAACCGGCGCGCCCTCCGTCCGGAAGGGCATGCCGCGCGCGCAGTTTGACCCGATGGCGGAGGAGATTCGCGAGCTCAAGCGCCGGCTCAACGCCGTCATCCTCGCGCACAACTATCAGGTCCCCGAGATTCAGGATGTGGCGGATTACGTCGGCGATTCGCTCGGCCTCTCGCAGCAGGCCGCTGCCACGAGCGCGGACGTGATCGTGTTCTGCGGCGTCCATTTCATGGCGGAGACGGCGAAGATTTTGAACCCCGGCAAGATCGTGGTGCTGCCGGACAAGGACGCGGGGTGCTCGCTCGAGGAAAGCTGCCCGGCACCGGAGCTGGCCAGGTTGCAGGCGACCAACCCGAACTTCTACACCATCGCCTACATCAACTGCTCCGCCGCCGTGAAGGCATTGACCGACTGCATCTGCACCAGCGGCAATGCGGTGAAGATCGTCAATGCCGCGCCGAAGGATCGCGACCTGCTATTCGTGCCGGATGAAAACCTCGGCGCGTGGGTGATGGAGCAGACGGGCCGGCCGATGACGTTGTGGCGCGGCAACTGTTACGCGCACGTCGAGTTCCGCCGCGACCAGGTACTCCGCGCGCGCGCGTCGTGGCCGGACGCGAAAATCGTGGTGCATCCCGAGAGCCTGCGCGAGGTGCGCGAGCTGGCCGACGCGGTGTGCTCGACCGAGAAAATGATCACATGGTGCAGACAGAGCCCGGCCAAGCGGTTCGTCATCGTCACCGAGTCGGGCATCCTGCACCGCATGCAGAAGGAATGCCCGGACAAGGAATTCTTCTGCGCGCCGGTGTTCGATGTGATGCGGATGCCGACGGACCACTGCCGGTGCAGTGAGTGCAAATTCATGAAGCTGAACACGCTCGCGAAGGTGCGCGACTGCATGAAGAACCTTGCGCCGAGGCTGGAACTGCCCGCGGAAATCCTCACGCGCGCCCGGGCGCCGATCGAGCGGATGCTGGAGATTTCGGCTGCGCCGTAG
- a CDS encoding squalene--hopene cyclase — MSRSACTRLRAALATARRALLDARAQDDHWTGELSASALSTATAVTALALVTRESGDAIARISPRLLGRGLDWLAEHQNPDGGWGDTVQSLSNISTTALGWAAFAVVPGGEVRLRASVQRAERWLAGHSSGGAALDIQRLVEAITARYGKDRTFSVPILTMCALAGRLGPGAGAWRSVLPLPFELAAAPRQLFAALRLPVVSYALPALIAIGQARHHHLPPRNPLTRGIRNAARARTLRTLAEIQPASGGFLEATPLTSFVAMSLAASGNANHPVTRNAVAFLLASARGDGSWPIDTNLATWVTTLAVNALAAGGAPVLDVSERAQVVQWLLSQQYRVEHPYTHAAPGGWAWTDLPGGVPDADDTAGALLALANLSAIQTGETPHAPTLAAADLGTRWLLGLQNSDGGIPTFCRGWTNLPFDRSSPDLTAHALRAWAAWRAALPDSLAARMTRAISRGLGYLERAQRADGSWLPLWFGNQHSRDDENPTYGTSRVLQGLEPLDDREFPGVSGMRERAGAWLGSIQNRDGSWGGGHGGPPSVEETALAVDSLAPFPSHEAEVARGVEWLVTRIENGSWTQPSPIGFYFAKLWYFERLYPLIFTVGALERAARAPLGAATAQPKSPASARSAPGRA; from the coding sequence ATGAGCCGTTCCGCATGCACGCGCCTCCGCGCGGCGCTCGCGACCGCCCGTCGCGCCCTGCTTGACGCCCGAGCGCAGGACGATCATTGGACCGGCGAACTGTCCGCGAGTGCCCTCTCCACCGCCACAGCGGTCACGGCGCTCGCGCTCGTCACCCGCGAATCGGGCGACGCCATCGCGCGAATCTCGCCGCGCTTGCTGGGACGCGGACTAGACTGGCTGGCCGAGCATCAAAACCCCGATGGCGGTTGGGGCGACACCGTCCAGAGTCTCAGCAACATCAGCACCACCGCGCTCGGCTGGGCGGCGTTCGCCGTCGTGCCCGGCGGGGAAGTGCGCCTCAGAGCCAGCGTGCAACGCGCCGAACGCTGGCTCGCCGGGCACAGCAGCGGCGGCGCGGCGCTCGACATCCAGCGGCTTGTCGAAGCCATCACCGCCCGCTACGGAAAGGACCGCACGTTTTCCGTGCCCATTCTCACGATGTGCGCCCTGGCCGGCCGGCTCGGCCCGGGCGCGGGCGCGTGGCGTTCGGTGCTTCCGCTGCCCTTCGAACTCGCCGCCGCGCCGCGTCAGCTTTTCGCGGCGTTGCGGCTGCCGGTCGTGAGCTACGCGCTCCCCGCGCTCATCGCCATCGGGCAGGCGCGCCATCACCACTTGCCGCCGCGCAACCCGCTCACGCGCGGGATTCGAAACGCGGCCCGCGCCCGGACGCTTCGCACGCTCGCCGAAATCCAGCCCGCGAGCGGCGGTTTCCTCGAAGCCACGCCGCTGACGAGCTTTGTCGCGATGAGCCTTGCGGCGAGTGGCAACGCAAACCATCCGGTCACGCGCAACGCCGTCGCATTTCTGCTCGCATCCGCGCGCGGGGATGGAAGCTGGCCGATTGACACGAACCTCGCCACGTGGGTGACGACACTCGCCGTGAACGCCCTCGCTGCGGGCGGCGCGCCCGTGCTTGATGTGTCGGAACGCGCGCAAGTCGTGCAGTGGCTCCTGAGCCAGCAATACCGCGTGGAGCATCCTTACACGCACGCCGCGCCGGGGGGCTGGGCTTGGACCGACCTGCCCGGCGGCGTGCCGGACGCCGACGACACCGCGGGCGCGCTGCTCGCGCTCGCAAATCTTTCCGCCATCCAGACGGGCGAAACGCCGCACGCGCCGACTCTCGCCGCGGCGGACCTCGGCACGCGCTGGCTGCTCGGTCTTCAGAACTCCGACGGCGGCATCCCGACCTTTTGCCGCGGCTGGACGAATCTGCCCTTCGACCGCAGCAGCCCGGACCTCACGGCGCACGCCCTGCGCGCATGGGCGGCTTGGCGCGCCGCGCTGCCCGACTCCCTGGCCGCGCGAATGACGCGTGCGATATCGCGTGGACTCGGCTACCTCGAACGAGCGCAACGCGCCGATGGCTCGTGGCTGCCGCTCTGGTTTGGCAACCAGCACTCGCGCGACGACGAGAACCCGACCTACGGCACGTCCCGCGTGCTGCAAGGGCTCGAGCCGCTGGACGACCGGGAATTCCCCGGAGTATCCGGGATGCGGGAACGCGCAGGCGCGTGGCTGGGATCGATTCAGAACCGTGACGGCAGTTGGGGCGGTGGACACGGCGGCCCGCCGTCCGTCGAGGAAACCGCGCTTGCCGTCGACTCGCTCGCCCCGTTCCCGTCGCACGAAGCTGAGGTCGCGCGCGGCGTCGAGTGGCTCGTCACGCGGATCGAAAATGGTTCGTGGACGCAGCCTTCGCCCATCGGTTTCTACTTCGCGAAGCTCTGGTATTTCGAGCGCCTCTACCCGCTCATTTTCACCGTGGGGGCGCTGGAACGCGCGGCGCGAGCGCCGTTGGGCGCGGCTACGGCGCAGCCGAAATCTCCAGCATCCGCTCGATCGGCGCCCGGGCGCGCGTGA
- a CDS encoding glycoside hydrolase family 13, with translation MSSFFERPDTKGRYSGKNNTRWMSFICNAPAAQSVSVVGDFNDWDAAANPMERQVDGNWTAMAQLNHGHHLYVFMVDGKPVLDPRAQGVGRNGKNERVSLVLVS, from the coding sequence ATGAGTTCATTTTTTGAACGCCCGGACACCAAGGGCAGGTATTCGGGCAAGAACAACACGCGGTGGATGAGTTTCATCTGCAACGCGCCGGCGGCGCAATCGGTGTCCGTGGTCGGCGACTTCAACGATTGGGATGCCGCGGCAAACCCGATGGAGCGTCAGGTGGACGGCAACTGGACCGCAATGGCGCAACTGAACCACGGGCATCATCTTTACGTGTTCATGGTGGATGGCAAGCCGGTGCTCGACCCGCGAGCGCAAGGTGTCGGGCGCAATGGGAAGAACGAGCGCGTCTCGCTGGTGCTGGTCAGCTGA